One stretch of Verrucomicrobiota bacterium DNA includes these proteins:
- a CDS encoding right-handed parallel beta-helix repeat-containing protein has protein sequence MIRQSVLVLVVVLLGLGARLGAEAFEPSKTPPVIVGEGRDAGIFVMSHKAVPARTTETVLPPAAQGDPAASGLHYYVDIPTLVVIYTDYYHTPDCQMHLTSADIAVLQAEVEKTRLFNWRSSHMKCNMAIDYLIIGDDPGERTLTPDMMWEFTPGEGNYWMPWWSCDGSTSVQQDLYDAGVVDGQYSVVMVLYAFQNCDTAWAAIGGGTYGPAEFGGGFMDDAAYIANPLAWGLEAEDVCIHEYLHALDAIYELSGNPVGSNPHHADQPSTFPYPKDCGLDFNYQINNVLDPASWLALFPQWATDRSTTDSDNDGVPNGGDLPITEATLGTNYLDQDTDDDGLSDLAETMATYYAMSDLFNPDTDGDGVLDGEDPYPLFACSEHVIKGVPITDGVIEPGEYAEIIRYNESDLNHSAVVYGRWTNGVLFLAADITDDMLSTYYDEPWWCDNFEIQIDAQEDGWFFAGTQNYRFLIVPRGLDGVPDVYGHAYYDDPGNDPYHAIDTSAVSARFSYTATGYVVEVAIPESVMPGVDVESDATLRATFFVEDYDTWPGWPRYNIMTERDDDIPGFVLFSFSEAAHYYVNALTGDDDNDGQAAEWDGLHGPKQTIQAMVDAATAPAIIHVAPGTYHESVEMASNIAILGSGADRTLIDSDGLTNRHPQGLGEAVFCSGVTGVTVDGFTLTTRDINDTALRSINSTVTVRNCVATGSVSGFGVGQTGSATLVNCLPYGNLRGIWQSGEAGLTVRNCTLVDNSQVGLVRWGTGAVTLTDSILWGNGDDLSASSITVGYCDIGDGDFAGTNGNILQDPLFVAGLLHDYYLSHMTSGQPTTSPCVDAGSTTALDAGLDGLTTRTDGVGDTGQVDMGYHAPYVPHITSIELTGGMVQIQWNARPGASYAVEWSDNCVDWHEVPVGETGTWTDVDSPLYTEKRYRVREQ, from the coding sequence ATGATTAGGCAATCCGTCCTTGTGTTGGTGGTGGTCTTACTTGGCCTCGGCGCCCGTCTTGGAGCTGAGGCCTTCGAGCCGTCCAAGACCCCGCCGGTCATTGTCGGCGAGGGGCGCGACGCGGGCATCTTCGTGATGTCACACAAGGCGGTGCCGGCGCGCACGACCGAGACCGTTCTCCCGCCAGCGGCACAGGGCGACCCTGCAGCGAGCGGTCTGCACTACTATGTCGATATCCCTACGCTCGTGGTGATCTACACGGACTACTACCACACCCCCGACTGCCAGATGCACCTAACCTCAGCCGACATCGCCGTGCTGCAAGCCGAGGTCGAGAAGACGCGCCTGTTCAACTGGCGCTCGTCGCACATGAAGTGCAACATGGCGATCGACTACCTCATCATCGGCGACGATCCTGGCGAGCGTACGCTTACGCCCGACATGATGTGGGAGTTCACGCCGGGTGAGGGCAACTACTGGATGCCGTGGTGGTCGTGCGACGGGTCGACGTCCGTGCAGCAGGACCTGTACGATGCCGGCGTTGTTGACGGCCAGTACTCGGTCGTCATGGTGCTCTACGCGTTCCAGAACTGCGACACGGCCTGGGCGGCCATTGGCGGCGGCACGTACGGTCCGGCCGAGTTCGGCGGTGGCTTTATGGACGATGCGGCCTACATCGCCAACCCGCTTGCCTGGGGACTCGAGGCCGAGGATGTCTGCATTCACGAGTACCTGCACGCCCTCGACGCCATCTATGAGCTGAGCGGCAATCCCGTGGGATCCAATCCACACCATGCGGACCAGCCGAGCACGTTCCCGTATCCGAAGGACTGCGGCCTGGACTTCAACTACCAGATCAACAATGTGCTCGATCCGGCGAGTTGGCTCGCGCTCTTCCCGCAATGGGCCACCGATCGGTCGACGACCGACAGCGACAACGACGGGGTGCCAAATGGGGGCGACCTGCCCATCACCGAGGCGACTCTGGGGACGAACTACCTCGACCAAGACACTGACGACGATGGCTTGTCCGACCTAGCCGAGACGATGGCCACCTACTACGCCATGTCGGACCTTTTCAATCCGGATACCGATGGCGATGGTGTGCTCGACGGCGAGGATCCATATCCGCTTTTCGCCTGCAGCGAGCACGTGATCAAAGGTGTGCCCATTACCGACGGAGTGATCGAGCCAGGCGAGTACGCTGAGATCATCCGATATAATGAAAGCGACCTCAACCATTCGGCGGTCGTCTATGGCCGCTGGACCAACGGGGTGCTCTTTCTTGCGGCTGACATTACTGACGATATGCTCAGCACGTACTACGACGAGCCGTGGTGGTGCGATAATTTCGAGATCCAGATTGATGCCCAGGAGGACGGTTGGTTCTTCGCCGGCACCCAGAATTATCGCTTCCTCATCGTGCCGAGGGGCCTGGATGGCGTGCCCGACGTCTACGGGCACGCCTACTACGACGATCCGGGCAACGACCCGTACCACGCGATAGACACCTCGGCTGTTTCTGCACGCTTCTCGTACACGGCCACGGGCTATGTTGTCGAAGTGGCGATCCCCGAGAGCGTCATGCCGGGCGTTGATGTGGAGAGCGACGCCACGTTACGTGCGACATTCTTCGTCGAGGATTACGATACGTGGCCGGGCTGGCCACGCTACAACATCATGACGGAGCGTGATGACGATATCCCCGGCTTTGTCCTCTTCAGTTTCAGCGAAGCGGCCCACTACTATGTGAACGCGCTGACCGGCGACGATGACAACGACGGGCAGGCCGCCGAGTGGGATGGTCTCCACGGGCCGAAGCAGACGATCCAGGCGATGGTCGACGCCGCCACGGCGCCGGCCATCATCCACGTGGCCCCCGGCACGTACCACGAGTCGGTCGAGATGGCGAGCAACATCGCGATCCTTGGTTCGGGGGCGGACAGGACACTTATCGACTCGGACGGCCTGACCAACCGGCACCCGCAAGGCTTGGGCGAAGCCGTCTTTTGCAGCGGCGTGACCGGGGTGACTGTGGACGGGTTCACGCTCACTACGCGCGACATCAATGACACGGCCCTCCGATCAATCAACTCGACCGTGACGGTGCGGAACTGCGTCGCTACCGGCAGCGTCAGCGGCTTTGGCGTGGGCCAGACGGGCAGTGCGACGCTAGTCAACTGCCTGCCGTACGGCAACCTCCGAGGGATCTGGCAGAGCGGGGAGGCCGGCCTAACGGTGCGCAACTGCACGCTTGTCGACAACAGCCAAGTCGGCCTGGTGCGCTGGGGCACCGGTGCAGTGACGCTCACCGATTCGATCCTGTGGGGCAATGGCGACGACCTGAGCGCTTCGAGCATCACAGTGGGTTACTGCGACATCGGCGACGGGGACTTCGCTGGCACCAACGGCAACATCTTGCAGGATCCGCTGTTCGTCGCCGGCCTGCTGCACGACTACTACCTGAGCCACATGACCTCTGGTCAACCGACAACGAGCCCGTGCGTTGATGCGGGCAGCACAACGGCTTTGGATGCCGGACTCGATGGGCTGACGACTCGCACCGATGGTGTGGGTGACACCGGCCAGGTCGATATGGGTTATCACGCGCCCTACGTGCCCCACATCACATCGATCGAGCTCACGGGTGGCATGGTACAGATCCAGTGGAACGCTCGGCCTGGCGCGAGCTACGCAGTCGAATGGTCCGATAACTGCGTGGACTGGCATGAGGTACCCGTCGGCGAGACCGGTACGTGGACTGACGTTGACTCGCCGCTATACACCGAGAAGCGCTACCGAGTCCGTGAGCAATAG
- a CDS encoding lytic transglycosylase domain-containing protein, producing the protein MTRKARNAMLAGFFALAAATVAFLALYGMARARLFPRTYRAVVAEAAREAGIDRLLVAAVIHCESRFRPTAASPAGARGLMQIMPATASEVAAKLGIAGYNEAMLDEPGVNVRLGCGYLRELLDRFGGNETVALAAYNAGRGNVARWLEAVGGDAERMLEEQAFDETRRYVHNVLGTRRLLRRLEEIDAF; encoded by the coding sequence TTGACAAGGAAGGCGCGCAACGCCATGTTGGCGGGGTTCTTCGCGCTTGCGGCAGCAACGGTTGCGTTCCTTGCGTTGTACGGCATGGCGCGGGCCAGGCTGTTCCCGAGAACGTATCGCGCGGTGGTGGCCGAGGCGGCCCGCGAAGCCGGCATCGACCGGTTGCTCGTGGCGGCGGTGATCCATTGTGAGAGCCGCTTCCGTCCGACGGCCGCGTCGCCGGCGGGCGCGCGCGGGCTGATGCAGATCATGCCCGCGACGGCGAGTGAGGTCGCCGCCAAGCTCGGGATTGCCGGCTACAACGAGGCGATGCTCGACGAGCCGGGGGTCAACGTACGGCTCGGTTGTGGCTATCTGCGCGAGCTGCTCGACCGCTTCGGCGGCAACGAAACGGTCGCTCTGGCCGCGTACAACGCGGGCCGCGGCAATGTGGCCCGCTGGCTCGAGGCTGTCGGCGGCGACGCCGAGCGCATGCTCGAGGAGCAGGCGTTCGACGAGACCCGGCGCTACGTGCACAACGTGCTCGGCACGAGGCGGTTGCTCAGGCGCCTCGAGGAGATAGACGCGTTTTGA